Proteins from a genomic interval of Lysobacter stagni:
- a CDS encoding SPFH domain-containing protein, protein MKENPIRSLPGIPTLLALVITALAAAALAVKAVSGGYPGLLVVAVLLVVGVIFVAAGFYMVEPNQAAVLALFGKYVGTVKDNGLRWNNPFYTKKKVSQRVRNFESGKLKVNELDGSPIEIAAVIVWQVIDSAEAVYNVDDYESFVHIQSESALRAMATSYPYDQHEEGQLALRSHAAEISQHLQDELAERLADAGVRVIDARISHLAYAPEIAQAMLQRQQANAIIAARTRIVAGAVGMVEMALAELQKNGVVHLDEERKAQMVSNLLVVLCGERATQPIVNAGTLY, encoded by the coding sequence ATGAAAGAGAACCCGATCCGTTCCCTGCCCGGCATCCCGACGCTGCTGGCGCTGGTCATCACCGCCCTGGCGGCCGCCGCGCTGGCCGTGAAGGCCGTCTCCGGGGGATACCCGGGCCTGCTGGTGGTGGCCGTGTTGCTGGTGGTGGGCGTGATCTTCGTGGCGGCCGGCTTCTACATGGTCGAACCCAACCAGGCCGCGGTGCTGGCACTGTTCGGCAAGTACGTGGGCACCGTGAAGGACAACGGCCTGCGCTGGAACAACCCCTTCTACACGAAGAAGAAGGTCAGCCAGCGCGTGCGCAATTTCGAGAGCGGCAAGCTCAAGGTCAACGAGCTGGACGGCAGCCCGATCGAGATCGCCGCAGTGATCGTGTGGCAGGTGATCGACAGCGCCGAAGCCGTCTACAACGTCGACGACTACGAAAGCTTCGTGCACATCCAGTCCGAATCCGCGTTGCGCGCGATGGCCACCAGCTACCCCTACGACCAGCACGAGGAAGGCCAGCTGGCGTTGCGCAGCCACGCGGCCGAGATCAGCCAGCACCTGCAGGACGAACTGGCCGAACGCCTGGCCGACGCCGGTGTGCGCGTGATCGATGCGCGCATCAGCCACCTGGCCTACGCGCCGGAAATCGCCCAGGCCATGCTGCAGCGCCAGCAGGCCAATGCGATCATCGCCGCACGCACCCGCATCGTCGCCGGCGCGGTCGGAATGGTCGAGATGGCGCTGGCAGAGTTGCAGAAGAACGGTGTCGTGCACCTGGACGAGGAGCGCAAGGCACAGATGGTCAGCAACCTGCTCGTGGTGCTGTGCGGCGAGCGAGCCACCCAGCCCATCGTCAACGCCGGCACGCTGTACTGA
- the purT gene encoding formate-dependent phosphoribosylglycinamide formyltransferase, whose protein sequence is MVTLGTPLSPHAFRVLLLGSGELGKEVAIELQRYGVEVIAADRYADAPAMQVAHRSHVLDMLDGAAVRALIAHERPHLIVPEIEAIHTQTLVELEREFAARGSDVRVIPTARAARLTMDREGIRRLAAETLGLPTSPYRFVDTLEDYRAAVAEIGVPCVVKPVMSSSGKGQSLVRSQADIDTAWEYAQTGGRAGAGRVIVEGFIDFEYEITLLTVRHSGGTTFCAPIGHLQRDGDYRESWQPQPMSSRALERSQQIARAITDDLGGWGVFGVELFVKGDEVWFSEVSPRPHDTGLVTLISQDLSEFALHARAILGLPVPAIRLFGPSASCAVLATGHGVPVFEGVDAALAQADTQLRLFGKPRVEGHRRVAVTLALAQDIEQARERARDAAAALKIELR, encoded by the coding sequence ATGGTCACGCTCGGTACCCCTCTGTCCCCGCATGCGTTCCGCGTGCTCCTGCTCGGTTCGGGCGAACTCGGCAAGGAGGTGGCGATCGAACTGCAACGCTACGGCGTGGAAGTCATCGCCGCCGACCGCTATGCCGATGCGCCGGCCATGCAGGTCGCACATCGCAGCCATGTGCTGGACATGCTCGACGGCGCCGCGGTGCGCGCGCTCATCGCGCACGAACGCCCGCATCTGATCGTTCCGGAGATCGAAGCGATCCACACGCAGACGCTGGTCGAACTGGAGCGCGAGTTCGCCGCGCGCGGCAGCGACGTGCGCGTCATTCCGACTGCGCGCGCGGCGCGACTGACGATGGACCGCGAAGGCATCCGTCGGCTGGCCGCCGAGACACTCGGCCTGCCGACTTCGCCTTACCGCTTCGTCGACACGCTCGAGGACTACCGCGCGGCGGTGGCGGAGATCGGCGTGCCGTGCGTGGTCAAGCCGGTGATGTCGTCGTCCGGAAAGGGCCAGAGCCTGGTCCGCAGCCAGGCCGACATCGACACGGCCTGGGAATACGCGCAGACCGGCGGACGTGCCGGCGCCGGGCGCGTGATCGTCGAGGGCTTCATCGATTTCGAGTACGAGATCACCCTGCTGACGGTGCGTCATTCCGGCGGCACCACCTTCTGCGCTCCGATCGGCCATCTGCAGCGCGATGGCGACTACCGCGAGAGCTGGCAGCCGCAGCCGATGTCGTCACGCGCGCTGGAGCGCTCGCAGCAGATCGCGCGCGCCATCACCGACGACCTCGGCGGCTGGGGCGTGTTCGGCGTGGAGCTGTTCGTGAAAGGCGACGAGGTATGGTTCAGCGAGGTATCGCCACGCCCTCACGACACCGGTCTGGTCACACTGATCTCGCAGGACCTCAGTGAGTTCGCGCTGCATGCGCGGGCGATCCTGGGCCTGCCGGTGCCGGCGATCCGCCTGTTCGGGCCTTCGGCATCGTGCGCGGTGCTGGCGACGGGCCATGGCGTGCCGGTATTCGAGGGCGTGGACGCGGCGCTGGCGCAGGCCGACACGCAGCTGCGCCTGTTCGGCAAGCCGCGCGTGGAAGGCCATCGTCGCGTTGCCGTGACGCTCGCCTTGGCACAAGACATCGAACAGGCCCGCGAACGCGCACGAGATGCCGCCGCGGCGTTGAAGATCGAACTGCGCTGA
- a CDS encoding DUF4177 domain-containing protein: MNWTYQVIEIVPRMLGPAVSERLQEELDRLGAEGWELVSVIPVTPFDHLRAVLKRPA; this comes from the coding sequence ATGAACTGGACGTATCAGGTCATCGAAATCGTGCCGCGGATGCTCGGCCCGGCCGTGAGCGAGCGTTTGCAGGAAGAACTCGACCGCCTCGGCGCGGAAGGCTGGGAACTGGTGTCGGTGATACCGGTGACGCCGTTCGACCATCTGCGCGCGGTGCTCAAACGCCCCGCCTGA
- a CDS encoding Arc family DNA binding domain-containing protein, whose translation MSEKKAYPLRINADVLAAAQRWADDELRSLNAQIEYVLRDALRKAGRLPNPPPVPDEESQ comes from the coding sequence ATGAGCGAGAAGAAGGCCTATCCCCTGCGCATCAACGCCGATGTCCTGGCGGCGGCGCAGCGCTGGGCCGACGACGAGCTGCGCAGCCTCAACGCCCAGATCGAATACGTGCTGCGCGATGCGCTGCGCAAGGCAGGCCGCCTGCCCAACCCGCCCCCTGTTCCGGATGAGGAGTCGCAATGA